A genomic region of Gemmata massiliana contains the following coding sequences:
- a CDS encoding HEAT repeat domain-containing protein: protein MRHFAPFTLLLGIGLVCGCGKKAPAPAPEESDKTSDKAKGSSPPPVDETIAWRNKQLAALKVNQDAPRRSAVDELSYLVLEDPAAGPALIEMLKEKGTSGSGHTRANQINSTREAAAIALLKAGPKGETLLKEKGLAILREGLTDPSPSIREHSAYTIGQLGPIAKPLVPDLQKLCNDKDANVRGAAFDTLRITGVADPVALVALLKHENEDVKRLAAELIPSITDLPEGAVEPLAEALASTNANIQTSAATGLATAGPKAAPAVPRLIEAITKYYPQEYDPKTRRLTSVDAALWLTLTRIGEAAVTPTAKLLEHTNMMVRSLAARTLGEIGAPAKSAKDALKKALTDRTINVSGEAAVALCRLGESQNDAVTLIKRAIDVPTEGVAAFAIDAIPRMGEPGKPLIPLALAKITDPNPFTRFAVVSLVGKLPPEEASKYTADAGKLATDDEADIRRLVARTLEQLGTNASPAADALGKAIATEKEPDIRDQFVEALIAMRAGAKPALPALLPLMANKELPASLRVKVVAVVSVADPASPEVAAALVKAASDDEGAIRVASATAMGQIDPLPPNALNALVKMAKSDAKNDPRMAAIRAMAAAGPRAQAARGELETMSNSPQPGLAVWAKVALAAVNGDVNKSASLVRAGLTDRNPAVRASAAEALLVVGPKSDDLPALLKLFRDAGSTTRIAAATATGHLGAAAKDAVPLLVRQLDDREAEVRLAAAEALGRIGPASLPAVTKLKELQSDPLVKTVAQRALDKIGAK, encoded by the coding sequence ATGCGCCACTTCGCACCGTTCACACTGCTGTTGGGCATCGGCTTGGTTTGCGGATGCGGCAAAAAAGCCCCTGCACCAGCACCGGAAGAAAGCGACAAAACTAGCGACAAAGCCAAAGGCAGTTCTCCCCCGCCCGTAGACGAAACCATCGCTTGGCGCAATAAGCAGCTCGCGGCCCTGAAAGTCAACCAGGACGCACCCCGACGCTCCGCGGTCGACGAACTATCCTACCTCGTTCTCGAAGACCCTGCCGCCGGACCCGCGCTAATAGAGATGCTGAAAGAGAAAGGAACCAGTGGATCGGGTCACACGCGCGCGAACCAAATCAACAGCACACGCGAAGCCGCCGCGATCGCGTTGCTGAAGGCCGGTCCGAAGGGCGAAACACTGCTCAAAGAGAAGGGATTGGCGATTCTGCGTGAGGGGTTGACCGATCCATCGCCATCCATCCGCGAACACAGCGCGTACACCATCGGTCAACTCGGCCCCATCGCCAAACCGCTTGTGCCCGACCTCCAAAAGCTGTGCAACGACAAGGACGCGAACGTGCGCGGGGCAGCGTTCGACACGCTGCGTATCACGGGTGTTGCTGACCCTGTTGCGCTCGTGGCCCTCTTGAAGCACGAAAACGAGGACGTGAAGCGCCTCGCCGCGGAACTAATCCCGTCCATCACCGACTTGCCCGAAGGTGCAGTTGAACCGCTCGCAGAAGCTCTCGCCAGTACCAACGCTAATATCCAGACCTCGGCCGCAACGGGACTCGCCACTGCCGGACCGAAAGCGGCCCCCGCCGTTCCGCGCCTCATCGAAGCGATTACGAAATACTACCCCCAGGAGTACGACCCCAAAACCCGGCGCCTCACAAGCGTGGACGCCGCGTTGTGGCTCACTCTCACGCGCATTGGCGAAGCCGCGGTCACCCCCACCGCGAAACTACTTGAGCACACCAACATGATGGTCCGGTCGCTGGCCGCGCGCACGCTCGGCGAGATCGGGGCGCCGGCGAAGTCCGCCAAGGACGCACTCAAAAAGGCCCTCACGGACCGAACGATCAACGTTTCGGGCGAAGCGGCAGTCGCGCTCTGTCGCCTCGGCGAATCCCAAAACGACGCCGTCACCCTCATCAAGCGCGCCATTGACGTACCAACCGAAGGCGTCGCGGCATTCGCGATCGACGCGATCCCACGAATGGGCGAACCCGGCAAGCCGCTGATTCCACTCGCACTCGCGAAAATCACAGACCCGAACCCGTTCACGCGGTTCGCAGTGGTGTCGTTAGTCGGAAAACTTCCGCCCGAGGAAGCCAGCAAGTACACGGCCGACGCGGGAAAACTCGCAACCGATGATGAGGCAGACATTCGCCGACTCGTGGCTCGCACGCTCGAACAGCTTGGAACAAACGCCTCTCCCGCTGCCGACGCACTCGGAAAGGCGATCGCAACAGAAAAAGAGCCCGACATCCGCGATCAGTTCGTTGAAGCGCTGATCGCGATGCGTGCGGGAGCCAAGCCCGCACTCCCGGCCCTGCTCCCACTTATGGCAAACAAAGAACTCCCCGCATCTCTCCGCGTGAAGGTAGTCGCAGTCGTATCGGTTGCCGATCCCGCTTCACCCGAAGTAGCTGCTGCCCTCGTCAAAGCTGCTTCGGATGATGAAGGCGCAATCCGGGTCGCGTCAGCGACTGCGATGGGGCAAATCGATCCCCTTCCGCCGAACGCCCTCAACGCACTCGTGAAGATGGCCAAGTCGGATGCAAAGAACGATCCGCGGATGGCAGCGATCCGCGCAATGGCTGCCGCCGGTCCGCGAGCACAAGCCGCACGCGGCGAACTCGAAACGATGTCCAACAGCCCACAACCCGGCTTGGCGGTCTGGGCCAAAGTCGCTCTCGCGGCTGTGAATGGGGATGTCAATAAGTCGGCTTCACTCGTCCGAGCCGGGCTAACAGACCGCAACCCGGCCGTCAGAGCTAGCGCTGCGGAAGCACTGCTCGTGGTCGGCCCCAAATCCGACGACTTACCCGCGTTGCTCAAGCTGTTCCGTGATGCGGGTAGCACAACGCGAATCGCGGCCGCAACCGCAACGGGGCATCTCGGCGCCGCCGCGAAGGACGCAGTACCGCTGCTCGTGCGTCAGCTCGATGACCGCGAAGCCGAAGTGCGCCTCGCCGCGGCCGAAGCTCTTGGGCGCATTGGCCCGGCTTCGCTCCCCGCTGTTACGAAACTAAAAGAACTGCAATCCGATCCGCTTGTAAAGACAGTCGCGCAACGAGCTTTGGACAAGATCGGGGCAAAGTAG